TCTTTCCTGGTTCAAAAATTATACTCACTTGATTGGTAACATCAGTGAATGGAAATCCAACGAGCATCTCCTTTTAAAATTAAGAACAGATGTGGATAGGTTGACAGAAAAAACTGAAAGAGTTCTTACAAAGCTTCCTTCTTGGTGTTCCTTGTTTGGGAAGTCCACATCTCCCTTCACCCTGGCTTTCTTGAGTGGCCTACCTATTGTTTTTTAGGTACATAAAATTCCATGAGAAGAAATGTAATCATTTTACAGTGTACGTTTAATTTATAGTTAGACTATGAGAccaataatttttttctatgtATATGCTGACAGAATAAGTTGTGCAACACCCCTGCTTGCATGAGTTGTACATAACAGAGATCCAATTTTTGATCATCTATTCCTATGGCTTAGTTAGAACTGTGTTAGTTACATTTCTTTCCCAATCGTCGTGAATTCATGTTATTGAAAAATATTATCTTTAATACTTATGAATTTGGGTTTGAGActttgattttgaatttggataaaattaaatataaatttgtattgaGCTATCCACAAAAGTCCGAAATGCCACGATATCAAATACAATGCCCCAACTTGATGTTCCCAGATGAGTCAAACATGAGGAACATTTTATGGTAAGGGTCCGGTACTTGAATTTTGGTATGGCTTCCAAAATAAAAGACTAATAATGCCTCTTGCAACAATTGGAGTAATTTGTCTCAGAAAATCTAATTATACTGCCAAATGCTAAATATCAAAAGTGAAACCCTTCTTAAATTTAGTGGCAAAGCCCATCAATAATTTACCAGAAATAAAAATTATAGGCCTCATATCATACTCTTGATTTCCTCTCCTTTATAATTAACTTGTCATGCACATCACTTCTCAAAAATTTGCAATACATTCGAGTTTcttatcattatcaaaatgtAAATTTTGTGTCACATACCTTACGGCCTGGGTTTGGACTAACAGTAATTTTACAGTACGAATTTATTTATAGATCAACTTTCAATATTTAAGTTAATAATtcacatttttaaaattaaaaattaattgacACAGAAAATCATTCACAATTGCCACAGAAAATCATTTAACTACTAAGAGTTATTAACTTATAAAAagcaaatgaattttttttttataaattcattgCATGAAATATACCTACAGTTCGTCCCGACAATATATACTCTTATTacatttcatattcaataaaataatataatttttttgtataaaGAACTTCTTTCCAAATTATtacaagaataataataaaattgaaccttaagttttaTTAGGTGtaattcaaatcattttctatcgatttttcaaatcatcatgtTTCTTCAAAGTAATCACTCCCAATTTAACATAAATTACTTTTACCATCctgctaaataaaaaaaaaaaaattgttttttacTAAAAACAGTGCAGAGGAGGGCTCATATTAATAAATTATCATTGGAGGCGGCGGCCTGGAATTGTCGAGTAATGAAATTTTTACTACATGCGGATTTTTGCCCCTTCTGAGTGCagaaagaaaattgaatttggaaAATTTCATGACATGTTCGCCGTCTTGTCTGTTTGTTGGTTGGTTAACTCATGCTGTTCATAAAGTGAAGGCAACTAAGAATCTCCCACCCATTAACTCTCTATTGCCATAATTCCCCCCAAATTCTGTGAGCAAGACCTCCACAGAGATGCAGACCCCGCCCTTAGGCATCACTGTGTCATCAACGACCGCCACCGCCGCCGCTGCGACCTTGTCCACCCACGCTTCCAAAACTACACTCTGCAATTTCAAGAAATCATCCACCTACCCTTCCAGGGTCCCTCATCAAtcaccctctctctcttctctctgcAAATCAGGTATTGCTCTCTTCTCTCTGTGTACTCTCCAGTACCCCTTTTTTGTGAATTGTGAAGATTTGCTTATAGCGTACGCAACTCCATTGTTAATCTTACTAGAATTAGCCGATGGTTACTGAAACATCAGCTTTTGTCCATTGGGGTTTAGGGTCCTCGCTTAGACATAATTAAGCTTTTCAAGATTTCAAGCACTGGAAAAGTACATATAATTTTCTATTATAGGTGGAAATGTAGGCGATTCAGAGTTTGGCTTATTAAATAACTGGATTTTCCAAGCTGATTTAAGTTCCTGCTCTGTTTGTTTACTGAGAAAAAGACGGAAGGAAGAGAACTTAAAGTTGTGACTTCTACTTTTTTAAGATTCAACTCTGCCTAGGACAACTGTTTGGTTTAGTTGGGCAGCTTTTATTTTCCTCAAAACCAAAAAACATGAAATAGTGGGATTGGTTTTTAGATTTGAAATGTTTCACTCGTTTAGTGTTCTCAGAAGCCAAATAGAGTTAAGAAAAATGTGATAGTTATTTGTTTCTGGGTATGTGATTTTGTCTATTCGTTTGGATGATTCTGGTTTTGGATGTAGGAGTTTGCAAAGCCAGTCAAGTGGTTGAATTATTTCCAACCGTGTCTCCGGAGATTGTTGTCCGTGAGGCTAGGTTTGAGGACTGTTGGGAAGTGGCTGAAACTCATTGCAGCTCCTTCTTCCCTGACTATTCTTTCCCTTTAGATTTTGTGCTGAGAGTTGACCGTCTGGTGGGCATGCTATCGGGTTTCTCTGTACCTAATGGTTGCAAGAGAACTTGTTTGGTTGCCGTCGTTGGTAGCTCATTCGATGATTCCTTCCTCTTTGGAAGTGAAGACTTTAAAGTTGGAGGTTTTGACAGGAAATTCTTTCTCAATAAGGGGTATGTAGTTGGGATTTTAACAGTGGATACCGTCGCTGACTTTCTTCCAAGAAAAGGACCACGTCGGCAGAGAAGGTGAATCCAGCAACCTCTTTTCTGACAAAACTGAACTTACATAATATATGTGCAAGGTATATATGCACAGCCCACATATATAGAAAATAGGGCTTTACTAATTTTTTGTCTTTTGACTGTAGCTTCCATGCATGATGCATGAGCAAACTGTTGCTGTTCAGTATATTAGTTCAGGAAACAATGTGATCTGACTGTTGAGAGAGAAGCAATGTTTTCCAACACCAAGGAAGGAAATTTATTTGTGCTACGCATAACACCAATATGAAGTTTGGGTCCATACTTTAGTTTGGATTTTGCATCAAAATCATCCACTAGAACAGGACTGTATGGCGTCTGTTAATGCAttatatgctttatgttgttcCAGTTTTTGGTATAGTTGTATATCCTGGCCTTTCATAATCGATTATGATCACCATGGCTGAAGTAGGGAGAACTTCATTGATTCAACTTGTTTGTGAGAGACTGAGTGAACTGCTGCTACCTTCACAAGACGTTGCCTTTTTCTGTGTCAAGTATGGTATTTAAATGTCATTTGATTATTTATCAATAATTCCGCTAGGATAGTATGAagattttttaattatattatttttataattctagaAGATAAATTTTACAGTTTTAGTATTTGTTTGCAGTCTCTGGTAAAGGTGTTCATACAAGAGGTTCAATTTCATTTTCTATGTTCTTTTGCTTGTATGTGTGTTTTTAGCAGTACACTGAATTCTTGAATATTTGTTATTGATGTGGTTTTACACATGAATATAATTTCTCTTGTAAGTGAGTTTCCCATGATATCACAGTAGCATATATTGccaattgatttttctttgaatttcctGTTTTGGCCAAACTAGAAATATGAAGAGAACCTGACCGTAAAATCTGTGGTAACCAGTGCAAATCATGATCTCCACGTGTCTCACAAATTATTTATTGTGATTTTGTTCTAATAATATTCCTGATAATAAATGGAAATATCTAATTTTGGGTTTTTTGCTTATTTTCCATTATGCTTCCCACACctgcttcttttttttctttttctttttttctttttttgaaaaaaaagggTGGCACttctatctttattagaaaacccctcacttatggcggatgaaTACTGTGATTCCAACCTTGAGACTTGAGGACAACAAACCCCAAGACTCTAAAACTAAtttaaccaacttattcaaaaccaataaaccaatgaccaacaaccaaacaaataaataagaactaaacaactataagtggaaaacaaacaaaattcCGGAAGATAGCACAAAGTATTACGAgcgcaaggaaggaaatcc
This region of Malania oleifera isolate guangnan ecotype guangnan chromosome 10, ASM2987363v1, whole genome shotgun sequence genomic DNA includes:
- the LOC131165656 gene encoding GCN5-related N-acetyltransferase 4, chloroplastic; translated protein: MQTPPLGITVSSTTATAAAATLSTHASKTTLCNFKKSSTYPSRVPHQSPSLSSLCKSGVCKASQVVELFPTVSPEIVVREARFEDCWEVAETHCSSFFPDYSFPLDFVLRVDRLVGMLSGFSVPNGCKRTCLVAVVGSSFDDSFLFGSEDFKVGGFDRKFFLNKGYVVGILTVDTVADFLPRKGPRRQRRTGIAYISNVAVREKFRRKGIAKKLITKAEAQARKWGCRAIALHCDLNNPGATKLYKSQGFKCIKVPADANWPQPKTSPDIQFGFMMKLLNTPISAWTV